One window from the genome of Sphingobacteriaceae bacterium encodes:
- a CDS encoding DUF5305 family protein, which produces MVTRPSRHRRGVAGGGSQGKSRKGFFARLLPVLVVLLLPAAWITFTDFTTPTTVTTEEADLSVDLEANFTTWVLPATSALYPEPEPLENEPFFYMRLMESLTLSMEAVLKAGPDAQVQGTTAINARIIAPERWQRDFVLQEPEPFTVEPGDERAVVLQEELLVPITEFQSFISLVEEETRVMPRGDYRIEIRPVIEVAAENSAASLSENFELSYGFSLAGNTLNMDGQNQQRRSAQQGHPVQKPNTVGLLGRRLPVPPVRYGGAALLLVALAGTGLGLLERRKEWAALPEMERLERKYRARLVNIQADQWPLPGRVMVMGSFRDLVRMADLYEQPIFKMRDVEMARFMVLEGDTVYVYSVLPDPEPAQAALGQPAQLEP; this is translated from the coding sequence ATGGTCACGAGGCCAAGCCGTCACCGCCGGGGCGTCGCCGGCGGCGGCAGTCAAGGCAAGTCCCGCAAAGGTTTTTTCGCCCGGTTGCTGCCGGTGCTGGTGGTCCTGCTGCTGCCTGCAGCCTGGATCACCTTCACCGACTTCACCACGCCCACCACGGTGACCACCGAAGAAGCGGACTTATCCGTGGACCTGGAGGCCAACTTCACCACATGGGTGCTGCCGGCGACATCGGCCCTGTACCCCGAGCCGGAGCCCTTGGAAAACGAACCTTTCTTCTACATGCGCCTGATGGAGTCGTTGACCTTGTCCATGGAGGCGGTGCTGAAGGCCGGCCCTGACGCCCAGGTGCAGGGGACGACGGCCATCAACGCCCGCATCATCGCGCCGGAGCGATGGCAGCGGGACTTCGTCCTGCAGGAGCCCGAGCCCTTCACCGTCGAGCCGGGGGATGAGCGGGCGGTGGTCCTCCAGGAAGAACTGCTGGTGCCCATCACCGAATTCCAGTCCTTCATCTCCCTGGTGGAAGAAGAAACCCGGGTCATGCCCCGGGGCGACTACCGGATTGAGATCAGGCCGGTTATCGAGGTGGCGGCGGAAAACAGCGCCGCCTCCCTGTCGGAAAATTTTGAGCTGTCCTACGGCTTCTCCCTGGCAGGCAACACCCTCAACATGGATGGCCAGAACCAGCAGCGCCGCTCGGCCCAGCAAGGCCATCCCGTCCAGAAGCCCAACACCGTGGGCCTCCTAGGCCGGCGACTGCCGGTGCCACCGGTGCGCTACGGCGGCGCGGCTCTGCTGCTGGTGGCGCTGGCCGGCACCGGCCTGGGCCTGCTGGAGCGGCGCAAGGAATGGGCCGCCCTGCCGGAAATGGAGCGCCTGGAGCGCAAGTACCGGGCCCGGCTGGTGAACATCCAGGCCGATCAATGGCCCCTGCCCGGGCGGGTGATGGTCATGGGCTCCTTCCGGGACTTGGTGCGCATGGCTGATTTGTACGAGCAGCCCATCTTCAAGATGCGGGATGTAGAGATGGCCCGCTTCATGGTGCTGGAAGGCGACACGGTGTACGTGTACTCCGTTTTACCCGATCCGGAACCGGCGCAGGCTGCGTTGGGCCAGCCGGCCCAGTTGGAGCCGTAA